From a region of the Thermosipho affectus genome:
- a CDS encoding class III lanthionine synthetase LanKC N-terminal domain-containing protein, which yields MLFYVLFGSNENKLEYDYAEILPEKYKRMLSKDNFWYFLYLNEFPEQGWKIHISAKLDNAERILRIVSEYLIKNKISFKFAKSKKILYVCKW from the coding sequence ATATTATTCTATGTTCTTTTTGGATCAAATGAAAATAAATTAGAATACGATTATGCAGAAATATTACCTGAAAAGTATAAAAGGATGCTGTCGAAGGATAATTTTTGGTATTTTTTGTATTTAAATGAATTTCCGGAGCAAGGCTGGAAAATACACATAAGTGCAAAATTAGATAATGCGGAGAGGATTTTAAGAATTGTAAGCGAGTATTTAATTAAAAACAAAATATCATTTAAATTTGCAAAAAGCAAAAAGATATTGTATGTATGTAAATGGTAA